Sequence from the Streptomyces sp. R33 genome:
CGGTCAGGAGGAACCCCGTCACCGCCCGGTCACCGCAGGCATTGCCGTCGGCGTGGTAGGAGCCATGGCCGCCGCGGTCGACGGTGACCAGGCGGGCTCGGTCGCCGAGGGCGGCCCGCATGCGCAGGGCACCGAAGTAGGGCGTGACCGGGTCCCGGAGGTTCTGCAGCATCAGAATGTTGGACGGCCCGTCCGAGGTGATGCGGACCGGCTTGTCGGTCGGCTCGGTGTGCCAGAAGGCGCAGGGGGTGATGTTCACCGGCTGTCCTGCGGTGAGCGGGCGCCGGATGCGGTCGGTGGCCACGGCGTGGGCGTAGCCGCGAACGTCGTGGGGCCAGCTCACGTCGTTGCATTGCGTCGCCGTGAACACGGCGGCGTCGCGGTCCGGCATCGGCGTGGCGTATCCGGGGGGCAGGGCAAGTGTGGCGTGGGGGTCTTCGGCCGCCTTGATCAGTTGGGCCAGCCAGGGGAAGTCGACATCGCTGTACGTGAGCGCCTGCTGGACGGCCTGGCGCAGGATGTTGCCGGTGAGCGGCTTGTCCGGCGTGGTGGTCGCGCGGGGCGTGCGGTCCAGTCTGTCGGCAAGGGACAGCACCAACGGCCGCACCTCACTGATGCGTTGGGCCAGCCGTAGCCCGTCGCGGTCGCGAGCAGGGTCGGTGGCCCAGCGGGCGAAGTCGGGGAACCGCTCGTCGGCGCCGGCCGCCGTGTTGGCGAGCCAACCGCGTTCCACTCGCGCCGGGTCGGGATCGCCGGTGCTGTCGAGCACCACCCGTTCGGTGTCCTCGGGGTGCTCCTGAGCGTAGGCGGCGGTCACATACGTGCCGTACGACACCCCGTACATCGACAGCTTCGCGGTACCGAGGGCCTGGCGGAAGCGCTCAATGTCGCGCACCTCGTTCGCCGTGGAGTAACTGCGTACCACGGCACCGCCGTTGCGGGCGCAGGCGTCAGCGATGCGATGGGCGCGGGCGACGCTGTCGCTGATATCGCCACCGGGACCAGGCCAACTGCGGAGGTTCATCACGTCCCGGTCGTCCGCGCTCAGCCCGCAGCCGACGCCCGTGGAGCCACCCACCCCGCGCGGGTCGAGGCTGACCAGATCGTAGGCGCCGTCCAAGGCCTTGCGCAGCGCCGGTCCTGTGTAGGCGAGCGCGTCGACGCCGGATCCGCCCGGGCCGCCCGGGACGACCAGCAGGGTGCCGCGCCGGGCGGCCGGGCGGTCGCTGACCAGGCGGGTGACGCGCAGGGTGAGGTGGGCGCCGTCCGGCTTCCGGTAGTCCATGGGGACGGACAGATCAGCGCACTGCTGGTCGGCGGGGCCGTCGGGCTGAGCACACGGATTCCAGGAGAGCGTTGTCGCTGACGCTGGACCGGCGACGGCGAGGCATGTCGCGCTGAGCGAAAGGACGCCCAGTACCACGGCGAGTCTGTGCTTCATCATTGTCTCCAAGGTAGAGGTGTTGACGGTGGACCGTTCGCACGAATGCGCACGAGCTTGCGCGGCCGGTCACCATCGGGGGCCGTGGCCTGCGCCGGGAAACTCGGTGCCGGGGTCGTGTCCCGGGCCGAGCCGCACGGTGACGGTGAGCCGGTCCGCCACCCGGATGCCACCGCGGCCCTTCGTGAGGTCATGGCCATCGATGCTGAGGACGAAGCCACCTTGGCAGTGGAGAAGGCCCCGCGACCTCCCCCATCGGTGGGTTCGCTCTCCCCCATATGGGGGAGGCTCCGCGCTCGTCCCACTGGCAGGATGACCAGGTGCCCGACTCCAGCCGTCCCACCCGATTCCGTCGGCTCCTACGGCCGTTGGCGCAGCCGGTCACGTACCCGCGCTGGCTACGCCTGTGCGTGCCCGCCGGCGCCATCGCGCTGTGGGGAGTCTTCGCCCCGAGGTACCTGTACTGGCTACCGGCGCCCTGATCGGCGCCGCCGCGATGCCGGCCGCCGCCCACGACGACGAGCGGCGCCACCACCGCGGCCGGAACCCCTCGATCGTCATCGGCGAGGTCCAGCACGACAGTCGCGGCCGCGGCAACCGCGCCCTGAACACCGAATGGGTCGAGGTGGAGAACACCGGCCGCCGCAGCGTCGACCTTGACGGCTTCACCCTTACCGACCAGCAGGGCAACCGCTACCACCTCCGTCTGGACGGCCGCTCCAGCGTCAAGGTCCACACCGGCCAGGGCCGCGACACCCGCCACGACGTCTACCAGCACCGCCGTCACCAGATCTGGGACGAGCGCGACACCGCCACCCTCCGCGACAACCGCGGCAACCTCATCGATACCGAAGCCTGGGGCTGCCGCGGACACCACGAAAACCACCGCCGCTAACCCCCACCGGCAGCCACCCCACCAGGGACTGTGAACTGCCACCGACCGAGCCCGAAGCGTGCTGCCCGCCGGCTGCCGCGTGAAGGGCCCTGCCAGGATCCTGGCAAGGCCCCTTCAGACAGCGCGCACTTGCCTCGGGCTGCCCCACCAAAGAAGCCGAAGGGCGACGCGGCACTGGGCGACCACCACGCCTGGTGCGAGCAGCGGCGCCGTCAGTCCTCCCGCCGGATCTGCGTGGAGCACACCAATGGCGAGTTCAAGCAGTGGCGCTCACTGCAGCGGTTCACCGGCCGCCGCGAGACCTACGTCGAGCCCCACCTCGCGATCGCCGGCTTGGTCTCCGACCGCTCCGCCCCGGCGGGCAACCCGCCGCAACACCGGCACCGAACTGGTGCTCGCCCGGCGGGCCGACTGCTGATCATCCACCAGCCGACCCATCAGGCCAGCACGCCTCGATTTCAATCGCTCCCAAGGTCGTTAGAGGAAGTCGCTGGTCGGTTCGAACATGTGGTTGTCGGTGGGGAGGAGCTCGTCGAACATGTTGTTGCGGATCTCACCGGTCAGGGCTGCCTTGACGAACCGCACGCAGGAGACAGGGTAGTGCTCCCATTCCGGTCCCCGACCGGCATCGACCATGACCGTCCAGTCAGCCGGGTCCTGATCGTCCCGGGTGAGCCAGTACAGGAAGGCGCCTGTGCCCTCGATGTGCGCGAACGGCACGAGGCTCGTGCCGGGTTCCGTGAGCTGTGCGGGGTTGGGCTCGCCGCGGTCCCCCTCCCACAGCCGCTCGAGTACTTCGGCACGCTCCTGGACCATGGCGAAGAGATCGTATTCCTTGTCCGCGCAGTCGGGTTCCAGGATCCAGATCGCCTCGTCGAACAAGCCCCCGCCGTAGGTGTCGACGAGTTGGCGGTAGTCCTCGGGCAGGTCATGGCCGAGGCGGCTGTGGACCGCTGCCCAGTCACGGGGGGTTGCTTCCTGCTGCGGCGGGACGAGCTGAACAAGGGCTTCCACGTCGGGGTGCATGGCGATGCTCCTGAAAGCCGGCCGGTCAGTATTTGGGGACGTTAAGGATAGTGATGTGGTGGCCGGGCTTCCGCCCTCGTAGGGCGTGAACTGGTATCCCCGGTTTCCGCGGGCGTGGACCATGAGGCCCTTGGGGATGACGTCGGTAGCACGGTCACTCCCGTAGACGGGTGTGACTGTGTACTCGATCGTCTCGCCGGCGTCGACTGCGGCACGGATCTGGTCCTCGATCTTCTTCATCACTGGCGAGTTGGCGTGTCGGTGCATGGTGACGAAGTTGCGCAGGTCCTTGTTGGAGCCGCCAATCTGTGCTCCGAGCAGATGGGTCTTGTTGAGCTTCTGGCCCTTTACGTAACCGAGGATGGTTTTCGGTGGCCTGGTTGTGCCGCCGGTCATTCCTGGTTCGATGGTGGCTCTCATGGTGCCAGCGCGGCCGCCCGGTCCGGTGCTGAAGCGTACGCGTCCGCCCCAGGTCGGGTCCGCCTCCTTGCACGGTGTGAGGCCCAGGGGGTCGTAGTCGGTGAGGGGGTTGGCGACGTAGGCGACGGGGTTGGGGTCCGCGTCCAGGCCCAGAGGGTCGAGCGTGAGGTAGCGGGCGGTTTCCGGGTCGTAGGTGCGGAAGTAGTTGTGGTGCAGCTGTGTCTCGGCATCGAAGTACTGGCCGGGGAAGCGCAGGGGTGTGTGCGCGGTGGCATCCCTGTTCCAGACCGTTTTGCCCCATAGGGTGCTGCGGCTGCGCCAGGTTATGCGGCCGGTTTCGTCGACGAGTTCGGGTGGGGGTGCGGATCTGGTCGGTGATGATGGCGAAGAAGCTGGTCGATGATGTCCTGTGGGGCGTCGACGGCGGACTTGCTCTCGACCTGTGTGAGCGCGGTACATCCGTCGTGGTCCCAGGTGATGCTGAGTTCGTCCGGGCTGCCGGGGCGGCGGGTGGTCCGTGAATGCTCCTTGGTGCCGTCCATCCGCACCGAGCCGGACCAGCACGCACGAGTGCGCCTGGCCGAGGCGGACCTTGGGGTGCACGCCGTCGGCCCACACGTAGACGAAGTCGCGGCCGGACAGGTCGCGGGCCTGGAAGGCGGCGTGGTCGTCGCTCCACTGCCGGGTCAGCCGGGCCCAGGCGGTCGGCTGCTTCTGTTGCTGGAGCCACTTGCCGGTGTCGTCGCCGTCCATCAGCACGCCGGGTGCGATGTCGGGCAGCTGGCCGTCGGCGTCGACCAGGTCTGCCAGGACGCGGTGGTGGCGCTGCCAGTCCAGGGGCCAGGGGCAGTTCCAGTCCTGGTCGATCGCGGCGAGCTGCGCGGCCCGGGTCGTGGCGGTGTCCTCGTTCTTACCGAGTCCGTTCTTCGTGCTCGTGTGCCGGAGTTGGCCATGTACTGCCCGACGGGCACCATCTCGTCGTTCGATTTCCATGAGGGCGGCCGCCGCGCCGGCTCCCTCGGGCTGCAGCACCCCGAGCAAGAGTGAGACCGGGCCGGACTGTCCGGGATCGCTTTGCTTCCCGTCGTTACGCAGTGGACGGCGCCGATTCCCTACGCTCGTGCCGTGCCCACCTTTTCCCTCGAACGCTCGTCCCCGCTCGCCCCCGCGGAGGCGTGGCGCAGGCTGACGGAATGGCCCCGCCACGCCGACGTGGTCCCGCTGACCAGGATCGAGGTGCTCACCGCGCCGCCGACCCACGAGGGAACGCGTTTCGTGGCCCGGTCGGGCGTCGGACCGGTGACCGTCGACGACGTCATGGAGGTGACGGTCTGGCGGCCGCCGGCGGGTGACGAGCCTGGCCTGTGCCGGTTGGAAAAGCGCGGCCGGGTCGTCCTGGGTTGGGCGGAGATCGAGGTCCGGCCAGGGCCGGGGGGCCGCAGCCGGGTGGTGTGGCGGGAGGAACTGCGTATCCGCTTCCTGCCCCGCCTCTTCGACAGCGTCCTGAACCGGACGGCCCGCCTCATGTTCGGCCGCGCGGCGACCCAGCTGCTCAGGAAGGCCTGAACGACGACGGCTCTCAGGCGACCGAGCCGATGCGCCGCGCCTGCCGGGTCGCCGTGTCGTGGTGGATCGGGGCGTGCGCGCCCGTCAGGGACACCCCGCTGCCGCCCCGGCGGTTGCAGCCCGTACATGGTCGAGGAGTGGGGTCTGCTGGCACCCGTCGTGCTGCTCGGCGGCGACGGACACTGCTGGATCGGGCTTGACTATCGGACCTGCGGGCGGGATGGCGAGCCCTCGGTCGCGTGGTTCGAGACCGACTCGGAGCTCTTCCTGGCCGATGACTTCCACTCGTTCGTCGAGAGCCTCAAGGCCGACACCTAGGGTGACGGCGGGATGACCGGTGACCGGGGCGCATAGTTGTCGTCGTTCAGGCACTTCATGCCCCTGGGCGCGTCACAGACCGGGCAGGGCCAAGACGCCGGCGGACGTCGCCGCCGTACCGCCACAGGGTTCCCCGGTCCGCGTAGACGTTGGCGGGGGGTGAGAAGACGTGGCCGATCCACTCCTGCCCGTCGCCCGCTGCGATGTACTACGCCTCCGCCTGATAGACCAGTGGGGCGCTCTGGCGCGCGATCTCGCAGTGAGCCGGTTCCGTGGTGAACGTCGTGCCCGGTTCGACGGTGATGTGGGTGGTGCCGGGGCCCGGATCGCAGTCGTGGGCCGCTCCTGCCCAGGAGCCGCCCACCTTGACCGTGACGTCGGCGGCGGAGCCCGTGGGATTGTCGACCCTGAGGGCGAAGGCCACCTTGTCGTGCTCCACCTTCGCGCAAGGGCGGAGCTGAACACCGGACGGAACGCTTCTGGAGGAGAACAGTGGCCGTCTGCCCCCAGCGCCTCACGGGACTGGGCAGCGGCTGTTCCCGCGGCCCGTGCCGCCGTGCGGGAGGAAGGCCTGGCCTGACCGCCCTGCTCGCTCGACCCTGACCACCCCTTCGCGGCTACCCCCACGGCGACCAGCAGGATCACGGCCGCGACGGCGACGGTGGGCCGCTTCCACGAGCCGGATGCCGAGGGGGCAGGAGGGGCTGCGATCGGCGGAGGGGTGGTCGGGGCAGCTGCCGGCTGCTCGCTGTCTTCTCCAGGGGAGGGCACGGCGGCGCCTTATGCCAGGAGGAGGGCTCTGTCCCAGGCTGGTGGTGTGTCGGTCGCGGCGGCCAGGAGTGCGAGGGTGACGCCGGAGGCGCCGTCGAGGAATCCGGGCCCGGCGGTCGTCACGGAAGCGTGGGATGCTAGGAGGTTTTCGCTGAGTTCGGCGGCGGCGTGGGCGAGTTCGGGGTCTTTGGTGTCGTGGGCGAGGCGGGTGGTGATGTGAAGGAGGCCTGCGAGTCCGTGGCACAGGCCTGCAGCGCTGGGGCGGGAGCGTTGTGCTGCGGTGCGGTGGTGGACGGCCTTGAGGGCCTGGACGGCGAGGCTGCGCAAGGCGGGGTCGTTGAGTGCGGTGGCGGCGAGCCACAGGGACCTGGCGATGCCAGGGGTGCCGTAGCACCAGGAGGAGGGGATCACCCGGGGGCCGGTCGCGGTGGGGTGTCCGGGTGGGGCGATCTGTCCGAGCCAGTGGGGTCCGTGTTCGTCGTCGAGGCGTTGGGCTGCGAGCCAGTGCGCGGTGCGGGTGACGGTCTCTGTCTGCCCGGCGACCACGATGCCGGCGCCGAGAGCGAGGGCCAGCAGGGCGAGTGGGCCGGCGACGCCGTGTGCCAGGCCGCAGTCGAGGAGGCCGTGGGGGAAGCCCTGGCGTGTCGTGGTGTTTCGGATCTCTGCGGCGGGGGTGTGCCAGTGGGGTGTTCCGGTGTGTTCGCCGCACAGGGTCACCAGGGCGCAAAGTACGGCTCGCAGGGCGCGGCGGGTCGCCGGTTCGTGGTGGCGGCACAGCAGGTAGGCGCCGGTGCCGGTGAGTCCGGAGACGACGTCGAAGGTGCGCACGGGCACGCCGTGGAGGTGGTCTTCGAGGGCTCGGGCCCGTGCGGTGGCCTCCCGCAGGATGGTGTCGTGGACAGCGGGGAGCAGGTCCGGGTCTCGGGTGAGGGTCCAGGCGGTGAAGGCGAGGCCGGCCAGGCCGCCGAACAGGCCCGGGAAGGAGCTTGGCAGGCGTTCGGCTCCGGCGGCCGAGGCGGCGAGGTAGCCGAGAGCCGGGACGTCCCAGCCGCCTCCGGGCAGGCTCAGGTCGAGTTGGTGGTAGGCCAGGGCGAGTCCGGGTCCGCCGCCGTCAAGATCGGGCCGCACGCACGTGGGGGCCGGGCGCGGTCGGCCAGCCAGGGCGGCAACCAGGTCCAGGGCCGCGGCGGCGATACCGGGGGGCAGCACCGCGTTCCATTGCTCCAACGAGTCTCTCCGCTGCTCGGGAGCGGTGTGCGGCCGCCCGGGGACGGCCGCACACCGCGTCGTCCTACGCCTGCGCGGGGTCAGGCGCAACGTCCTGACAGCGGGGGCCCGAGTCGGTGCACTGGCCCGAGGTGAAGTCGGTGTCGCAGCACATCATCGGTTCCAGCGTCTGCTCGTCGGTTTCGGGCAGTTCCTGGAGTTCGAGGACGTGGGTGTCCATGGTGGTGTCTCCCTTTCCTTGTGGTGCCCGGCGGTCAGTCGGTGTCGACCAGCCAGGAGCGGTTCCCGCCGTGTTCGAGTCGCAGCAGGAAATCCAGGACGCCGGCCAGGCCGACGTTGTAGGCGGCACTGACCTCGCGCAGCGTGTCGTCGGGGACCAGCAGCCGCCCCTCGCGCACGGTGGCGCGGGCGTGCAGGCAGGCGCCGGTCTGCGCCGCCCACGCGCGGTAGCGGCTCTCGCCGGTGGCGTCGGCTGCATCGAGCAGGAGTTCGCCGTTGCCGGCCGCCCCGTGGCAGGTGCTCGGACCCACCCGAGCGCGGTCGCGGTGGACGGCGTGCGCGGCCCGTTCTGCGTATTCGCGAAACCGGGCCTCGCCGGTGGCGCGCCACAGCCGGATCAGGAAGGTCCCGATGCCGGAGGCGCCGTGGCACCAGAAGTTCAGGGCGGTGCGTTCGCTCTCTCCAGGCCCCTTGGGCCAGTCGGCGGCCTCGCCGCTCACGCGGGCGGCCGCGCACAGGACGTGCCCGGCGCCGGTGGCTGCCTCGACGAGGTCGGCGCGGTCCAGGGCACGGCCGGCGGCCAGCAGGAAGGCGGCCTTCCCGGCTGTGCCGTGCGCGAATCCGTACGGCAGGGACGCGAACGCCTCCCCGCGGCGGGCCCCACCGGCGCCGGTCAGGCGAAGGATCCGGTCCGCGCAGTGGGAGGCTCGCTCGGCGAAGCGGGTCTCGCCGGTGGCGTGCCACAGGTGCAGTTGTGCCAGGCCGGCCCCGGCAAGCCCATGGCAGACGTCGGGGTTGGTTCCGTCGAGCGGGATACGCAGCGCGTATCGGCTCGCCGAGTCGGACAGGGCGTCGTCGCCGAGCGTGCGGGCAGCGTCGTGCAGCGCCCAGACAGTGCCGGAGCGGCCGAAGTACAGCCCGGGCAGGACCCGCTCGGGTTGCGCCAGCCGGCGCTCGAGCCACCGGGCTGCGGCGCGCAGGGTGGGCTCGGCGCTGTGCTCGCCGCAGCGCACGGCACGGTCGAGGACGGACAGTACCCCGGCCGCGCCCAGTTGGACGGCGCACGGGTCGCCGGGGGGTGCCGAGCGGGGGCGTGGCCACAGGTGTTCGCCGCCTGGAGTGATGGTCGCGGCCAGGTGCGCCAGGCCGTCGTCGATGAGCCGCCTGCGGCTGTCGCGGGTCAGCGTGGGGCCGGCGGCCACGGGAGCGGCGACGCCGGGATCCTGGCGCAGGAAGGCGGCCGCGTCCTCGATCGTCCAGCGGGCTGGGAGGTCTGCGGTCAGGCCCAGGACGAGGGGGGCGAGGGCGCGCAGCGCGGGCGCGGCGGGGGCGGCGGTGGCCACGAGTGCCGCGACGCGCTCACCGGCGCCGCGCCGGTCGGGGGAATCCGCGGCGAGCTGGGGGATGAGACCGCTCGCCACGTGCAGGAGAGTGGCCCCCAGGCTGTAGCAGTCCACCGCCGGGCCGGGCGCGGGCGGCGATGCCCTGTCGTTGTGGTCGCGGTGGCCGAGGTACTCCGGTGCGGTGAACCCGGCGGTGCCCACCACGGGCGCGCGCTCGCCGAAGCGGATCGCGCATTCCAGGTCGATCAGGACCGGCATGTCATCGGGGGTGACCATGACGTTGCCGGGTTTGAGGTCGCGCAGCACGAACCCGGCGGCGTGCGTCGCGGCGACCAGCCGGATGAGGCCGCGGGCGAGCTTGCAGGCCACGGCTGCCGGCATCGGAACGCCGTCGCGCGCCAGCCGCTCGGCACACCACCGCGCCAGGTTCGCTCCGGGGATCAGGTCCTGGACGAGGAAGACGTGCCCGCCGGCCTCGAACATCTCGCGCAGCGCCGGGGTGATGCCCTGCCGTGCGAGCCGCGCCAGGACGTCGCCCTCGTGCCGCAGCCAGTGCCGGGCGTCCCTGCCCGACGCGTCGGCGCCCACGTGCGGACGGGCCTCCTTGATCAGCACCTCTTCGCCGGTGTGCCCGTCCCGCGCCCGGTAGACGCCGCCGCGGTTGGAATGGCGAACGGCTTCCTCGACGCGGTAGCGGCCGGCCAGGACCACCGGCTCGCCGCGACGGCGCCCAGACCCGGCGGGCACGGGCGGCTCGAACGGCAGCGGCGCCCAGCTCGGGGGTGAGAACCACGGATTGCGCTCGTCCGCCACGAACGTCCCGTCCGGGGCCCGTAGCACGCCCTCGTACAGTCCCTCGTCATTGAGGCGGCGCGAGGACGCGAAGCCCCCGTAGCGGTAGTGGACGAGACTGCCGGGCCGGTACCGCCGATCGGAGAGGATCGCGGGCCCGGCCAGGCCGAGCGTGGCATCGTGCAGCAGTCCGGCGAGCGTGCGCAACTGCTCGTCGTCGCCCGGGTACGCGGTCAGGAACTTGCCCGACTGGCCACGCGGGGCCCGGGCGGAGGTGAGATCCGCGGTGACCTCGGGCGAGACCGCGAACTTGAAGGCGCACCCGTGGGAAACCAGGATCGGGGCCGCACACTCAAGAACGTGCGGCGAGGACGGCAAGGTCGCCGACAGATGCAGCTTCCAGCCCTGCTCCCGGCGCGTGTGATGCGGCGGGGTGACCATGCACCAGGTCTCGCCGTCGCGCACTGTCCACCCCGGGACGAGGGCCTGCGATAAGACGCTTTGAGTAATCCTCTGGTAGCTCACCGTCACCATCGGAGGGTATAGCCCAGTTGGAAAACGGCTACCCACCTGCGCAAGGCACACACACATGATCCACACGATGCGGTGAAACACCCTCCGACCGACCCGAACGAGCCTTCCGACTCTGTTAACGCCTTACCGCGCGCACGCCCGGCCAGGCCAACACCTCGTTCGACGTCGGTGCGGTCTGCGCCAAGGTGAACTGACGCCGATAGCCGCTACCCGTCTGAGTGCCTCAGTTGGCCGAACTGGCCAACTGAGGCACTCAGACACACGTCTTGCGGCTGAGTGGCACGGTTGGCCAGCCCTGCGCGCGGTGCAGCGTCTGCGGACGTGGCGTATCCGTGACCGGCTCTGTCCGGTTAGGGCGGGTATGAAGATCCGTGTCGTGCTGGCGGGCGTCCTCGCCGCGGCCGCTCTGCCCCTGGCCCTGGCGGGCCACAGCACCGCCGCCCCCGCCCCTGCCGTCGCTCCCGCTCCGACCCCGGAGATCCGGGTAAAGACCGCGCAGGGCATGGATGCCTGTCCGGCCGTGCATCTGTGCCTCTACGAGCATGACCAGTACAACGCCTCGGGCCCGGCCCGCACCTGGCTGTTCGGCAACAACGGGGCCGCAAACTCCTCGAACTTCCCGCCCCCGTCGTCGCGGACGCCCTCGGCTACCACGACAAGACCACCAGCCGCCTCCTCAGAGAAAGCGGCGGGGCCTGGAGTCGATACGCCGCTGG
This genomic interval carries:
- a CDS encoding lanthionine synthetase C family protein; amino-acid sequence: MEQWNAVLPPGIAAAALDLVAALAGRPRPAPTCVRPDLDGGGPGLALAYHQLDLSLPGGGWDVPALGYLAASAAGAERLPSSFPGLFGGLAGLAFTAWTLTRDPDLLPAVHDTILREATARARALEDHLHGVPVRTFDVVSGLTGTGAYLLCRHHEPATRRALRAVLCALVTLCGEHTGTPHWHTPAAEIRNTTTRQGFPHGLLDCGLAHGVAGPLALLALALGAGIVVAGQTETVTRTAHWLAAQRLDDEHGPHWLGQIAPPGHPTATGPRVIPSSWCYGTPGIARSLWLAATALNDPALRSLAVQALKAVHHRTAAQRSRPSAAGLCHGLAGLLHITTRLAHDTKDPELAHAAAELSENLLASHASVTTAGPGFLDGASGVTLALLAAATDTPPAWDRALLLA
- a CDS encoding SMI1/KNR4 family protein codes for the protein MHPDVEALVQLVPPQQEATPRDWAAVHSRLGHDLPEDYRQLVDTYGGGLFDEAIWILEPDCADKEYDLFAMVQERAEVLERLWEGDRGEPNPAQLTEPGTSLVPFAHIEGTGAFLYWLTRDDQDPADWTVMVDAGRGPEWEHYPVSCVRFVKAALTGEIRNNMFDELLPTDNHMFEPTSDFL
- a CDS encoding SRPBCC family protein; translated protein: MPTFSLERSSPLAPAEAWRRLTEWPRHADVVPLTRIEVLTAPPTHEGTRFVARSGVGPVTVDDVMEVTVWRPPAGDEPGLCRLEKRGRVVLGWAEIEVRPGPGGRSRVVWREELRIRFLPRLFDSVLNRTARLMFGRAATQLLRKA
- a CDS encoding alpha/beta hydrolase, which encodes MKHRLAVVLGVLSLSATCLAVAGPASATTLSWNPCAQPDGPADQQCADLSVPMDYRKPDGAHLTLRVTRLVSDRPAARRGTLLVVPGGPGGSGVDALAYTGPALRKALDGAYDLVSLDPRGVGGSTGVGCGLSADDRDVMNLRSWPGPGGDISDSVARAHRIADACARNGGAVVRSYSTANEVRDIERFRQALGTAKLSMYGVSYGTYVTAAYAQEHPEDTERVVLDSTGDPDPARVERGWLANTAAGADERFPDFARWATDPARDRDGLRLAQRISEVRPLVLSLADRLDRTPRATTTPDKPLTGNILRQAVQQALTYSDVDFPWLAQLIKAAEDPHATLALPPGYATPMPDRDAAVFTATQCNDVSWPHDVRGYAHAVATDRIRRPLTAGQPVNITPCAFWHTEPTDKPVRITSDGPSNILMLQNLRDPVTPYFGALRMRAALGDRARLVTVDRGGHGSYHADGNACGDRAVTGFLLTGHRPSADLRCTT
- the lanL gene encoding class IV lanthionine synthetase LanL, with the protein product MRDGETWCMVTPPHHTRREQGWKLHLSATLPSSPHVLECAAPILVSHGCAFKFAVSPEVTADLTSARAPRGQSGKFLTAYPGDDEQLRTLAGLLHDATLGLAGPAILSDRRYRPGSLVHYRYGGFASSRRLNDEGLYEGVLRAPDGTFVADERNPWFSPPSWAPLPFEPPVPAGSGRRRGEPVVLAGRYRVEEAVRHSNRGGVYRARDGHTGEEVLIKEARPHVGADASGRDARHWLRHEGDVLARLARQGITPALREMFEAGGHVFLVQDLIPGANLARWCAERLARDGVPMPAAVACKLARGLIRLVAATHAAGFVLRDLKPGNVMVTPDDMPVLIDLECAIRFGERAPVVGTAGFTAPEYLGHRDHNDRASPPAPGPAVDCYSLGATLLHVASGLIPQLAADSPDRRGAGERVAALVATAAPAAPALRALAPLVLGLTADLPARWTIEDAAAFLRQDPGVAAPVAAGPTLTRDSRRRLIDDGLAHLAATITPGGEHLWPRPRSAPPGDPCAVQLGAAGVLSVLDRAVRCGEHSAEPTLRAAARWLERRLAQPERVLPGLYFGRSGTVWALHDAARTLGDDALSDSASRYALRIPLDGTNPDVCHGLAGAGLAQLHLWHATGETRFAERASHCADRILRLTGAGGARRGEAFASLPYGFAHGTAGKAAFLLAAGRALDRADLVEAATGAGHVLCAAARVSGEAADWPKGPGESERTALNFWCHGASGIGTFLIRLWRATGEARFREYAERAAHAVHRDRARVGPSTCHGAAGNGELLLDAADATGESRYRAWAAQTGACLHARATVREGRLLVPDDTLREVSAAYNVGLAGVLDFLLRLEHGGNRSWLVDTD
- a CDS encoding lamin tail domain-containing protein, with the translated sequence MGSLRPEVPVLATGALIGAAAMPAAAHDDERRHHRGRNPSIVIGEVQHDSRGRGNRALNTEWVEVENTGRRSVDLDGFTLTDQQGNRYHLRLDGRSSVKVHTGQGRDTRHDVYQHRRHQIWDERDTATLRDNRGNLIDTEAWGCRGHHENHRR